The genomic region ACGGTCATTTTGATAAGGCGATGGAGAATTTGAATTCGACCGGTCTTCGAGAAACCATCGACAAGTTCGTAAGTTCCGGAAAACCTCTTTTCGGAATTTGTATAGGCTTTCAAATTCTTTTCGAATCTTCCGAAGAGATCGCTCAAGGAACGAAAAAGGAACAGATCGAAGGTTTAGGTTATATCAAAGGAAGAATCAAAAAATTCCAAGGTAAGGATTTTAAGGTTCCTCATATCGGATGGAACCGTCTTCAAATCCGTAAAAAAGATAAAAGCGTTTTGCTCAAGGGAATTCCGGATCAATCCTTCTTTTATTTTATCCATTCTTTCCGACCGACCGACGCGGAAGGAAACGCGATCACGGGACTTTGCGATTACTATCAGGAAAGATTTCCCGCGGTCGTGGAAAAAAATAATATTTTCGGGACTCAGTTCCATCCCGAAAAATCTCATACTCACGGACTTAAACTTTTGGAGAATTTCATTCATTCCGTATGATCATCATCCCCGCCATAGATTTATTGGATAACTGCGCCGTTCGTTTGTTTAAGGGAAACTACGAAGAAAAGAAAATCTATTCTTCCGAACCTTGGAAACTCGCGGAAGGTTTTGCGAAGAATGGAGCGAGTCTGCTTCATCTTGTCGACTTGAACGGAGCGAGAAACCAGCTCGGAGTCAACGAACATTCCATTCTTAAAATCAGGGAAACGACTTCCCTCAAAGTGCAGTTAGGCGGAGGAATTCGCGATAAGGAAAAGCTCGCTTATTACGATAAGATCGGAATCGATCGATTCATTCTCGGGACGGCGGCCGTAACCGATCCGGATCTTCTGAAGTTTGCGTTGGATCAGTATGGAAAAGAAAGAGTGGTCGTTGCTGTGGACGCAAGAGACGGGATCGTAAAGATCGCCGGATGGGAAAAGGATTCCGGTGTTCATTATCGGGATTTGATGGAACGTCTTGCAAAGGCGGGAATCGTTCACGTAGTTTTTACGGACATCGCGCAGGACGGTACGCTCGCAGGTCCGAACCTGAAAGCGTACGAAGAAATTCTAAATTCTTATCCCTTTCAAGTCATCGCTTCCGGCGGGATCTCCTCCTTAAAGGATCTGATGGATCTTTCCTCTCTCAAAACCAAAATCGCGCTCTACGGTGTGATTACGGGCAAGGCATTGTACGAAGGGAAACTGGATTTAGCGGAAGCGATCTCTTCCATCTGAGGAAACCGAAAATAGAATTAGATTTTTCTTTTCATTTGTAAAGGAACCATACATAAAGGTAAATCGATCTCACAGGATCGGGGATATTCATGAATCAATTATCAAAAAATAAAATATCAATCATTCTTTCCGCTTTGGGGCTGATTCTTTCTTTTTTACTCATTCAAAAATATTACGGAGATCCGAGTTCGATCGGAGAATCGCTTTGTAACGCTTTGAGCGAATCCGGCTCCTGTGATAAGGTTTCGGAAAGCGCGTATTCCGCGATTCGAAACGTTCCCGGTTTGGGAGATCTTCCGATCGCATTGTTCGGTTTCGTTTTTTACGGTTTTCTCGGTTTTCTTTTCGTTCAATCCGAAATCAAAAAGGAAACGGCCGAGAAAAATCTTAGATTGGCTTTTTATATTTTAGTTCTCGGCTTGGTAGCGGATCTCGGATTATTCTTCGTTTCCGTTGGAATCATCAAAGCGTTATGCGGTCTTTGTGCCGCGACCTACGCGGTGACGATCGCGTTGATCGCCGTGAACTTTTCCGATTTTAAATCCCTTTCCGATAAATCGTTCAAAGCCGTTCAAGGTTCGTTAAACGGACAAGTTTTGAATCTTCTGATCGTGGCCCTTTCCTTTTTCGTATTGGGTCTTTACGGCGGAAGAATCTCCACAGGCGGCGCCAGACTCGTTTCCGGTGCGGCGAGCGGGGAAAAATCCATTCCCGAACAATTAAAGGAATTTGCGACGACCCCGACGGTTCAAATCGATTTAAAAGACGTTCCGGTCGTCGGAGATCCGAACGCTCCGATCACCATCGTAAAATACGCGGACTTCAACTGCGGTCATTGTATGCATACGAGTAAGATTCTAAAATCTTTCTTAAGCGAATACGACGGGATCATCAAGGTCGCTTATAAGAATTTCCCTTTGGATGGAAATTGCAATCGTTTCGTGGGAAGAAAGTCTCCCGAAGCGAGTTCCTGTGTAGCGGCCAGCGCGGCGCTTTGCGCGAATCAACAGAATAAATTCTACCCAGTTTATACGGGACTTTACGAAGATAACGAAGCGGGCGTTATGCACACCGCCGTAACCGTAAGTCGTCTTGCGGAAAAGAACGGTTTGAAGATGGACCAGTTTCGTTCTTGTATGAGTTCGCCGAAGATCCGCGATCAGATCAATCGCGAAGTGGACGAAGCGGATAAACTCAAAATCAATTCGACTCCGACTTTGTTCATCAACAACAAGCCGCTTCCCAAGAGCGGAACGCCGGACGTGGATTTTCTCCGCCAACTGATCAATCAGCTGATCAACCAAAGCTGATTCTTATCGTCGAAGATGGAGACTGAGAAACGATTCTGCAGGAACTGCGGCACGCATATCTTAGCCGAGTCCGTTCAATGCGTTTTCTGCGGATCGTTTCAGTCTCGAGGTTCGATTCCTTTTTTTCGTTTTTTATCCGAAAGTAAATTTCTCAGAACCAAAATTCTTTATCCGGCTCTTCCCGTTGTCGGTTTATTGTTTCTCGTCGCGTATGTCTTTCTTTGGCTCGGTAAATTTTCCGTATCGATTCCGGTTTTATTCTTTTTATGGACCCTGATCTTTTCGATTTCGGGTTGGATCGGAGAATTGATCCTCGATTTGAAATTTCGCGGGGACGTGAAGGACTTTAAAGAAGGTTTTATCGAATGGCAGAAACATCTTTATAACCGTTCTCCCTATCTTTCTTATTTGGGAATGATTCTGTTTGTCGCAACTCCTTTGATTCAATGGCAGAATTCTCTTTGGTTTTCCCTTTCTTCCGCGAGCATCTGGACCTTATTGATTTCCTTTATCTCCTTAGTCATCGTTCCGTTAGTTTAGAAATTTATGAATTTCTCAAATCTAAAAAGAACATTTCGGCTTCCGGTTACGCTCAACTGGATTCTCGGCAGCGCGTTCGTATCGCTTCTTTTTTCGATCCTAAAATTTTTCGGCACGGAAGGTCTGGAGAAAGTCTCTTATCTCGAACTTTCTCTTCTTGTTGTGCTTAACGTTTCCACGGCGATCCCTCTCAACTATCAGTTGGCGAGGGGAAAATGGAATCTTCAAAGATGGATGAAGCTTTCCTTTTATTTCTGGTATGTTCCGATGCTGCTCTGCAACGCGTGGTTAACCGTACAAGTTCCGGATTTTCTAGTGGTTATGATTACGACTCTTTACGCGGGTTATCTTGCGTCGTTCGGAGTTATGGAAAGAAGATATTTCATATTCGGCGCGTTGATCTACGCGTTCGCGTTATTCGTCTTTTATTTTACGGGAATCGCCGGAACTTCTCCGATTCGTCTTTCGGATAAAACACTCGTCGTCTTTTTTATCGTTTTTGTATTCTCCGTTCTTTTGTATTTTTATTGGATGAGCGTTACTTCTGGATTTTTAAAAACTCAGACCGTGACCGTTCAAAAACTTTTGCGGGAATCCAGAAAGCACAAACGAAAACTTTCCGAGGAAAGAAAGACCATCGAAGAACTGATGGCACAATTGAATAAATCCTTTCATATCATCAAAAAGGATTTATCTACCGCAAAAAGAATTCAAAAAAGTATGCTTCCTTCGGGTTATGAAGAATATTCGGAGTTGGAAATTCGCGCTGAATACATTCCGAAAGACGAAGTAGGCGGGGATTTTTTCGACATCACGAGAACCGGTTTCGGAAGGTATCGATTGTTTTTGGCGGACGCGACCGGACACGGGGTGCAAGGAGCGCTGATTACGATGGCGATTAAGGTCGCGTATGAATTCGTGAAACAAAGCGAAAAACGTCCCGGAGAAATATTAGAAGTTTTGAATACGGATTTCATCTCGAAATTCAAATCGTTGAGTCTTTTTTATACCTGTATTCTCGTTGATCTGGATCTGAACAAGGGAGTTTTGCGGTTTTCTTCCGCGGGTCATCCCGAACAAGTTCTTCTTCACGATTCGGAGTTTCACACTCTTCAAAAAACGGGGAGAATGATCGGACTTTCTCCGGCGTCCATTTATAAGGATAAGATTTTAAAACTTTTACCGGGCGATCGGCTCTTTTTGTTTTCGGACGGATTATTCGAGGAACTCAACGGCAGGAAAGAATTTTATGGAGAAACGCGTCTCCACGATCTCTTGAAACAAAACGTGGAAAAGAACGCCCGTGAAATCGTGGATCTGATTTTGGACGATCTGCGCGTTTTTACGGATGGAAATAACTTTCAGGACGATTTGACCGTAATTTCGATTCAGATTCCGTCTTAAATTTCCGGTTCCGATTCCTCTTTTTCAAAATTAGAATTTTCATCTTCTCGATCGTTTCGTATTTTGTCCCACTATGTCGAACTCTTCCCTTTTTAAAAAGATTCTTCTTGGGCTTTTGGTCCTATTGTCCCTAACGTTCTCCCTTTTCTTGCACACGGTTTTTTTCAAACCCATCACTCTCGATTTATTCTATGAAAAGATGTTTTGGGAATCCGTCTTAGATGATCCGGAATATCTTACTTCGCTCGGAATTCTCAATCGTTTCGGATTAACGGGGCATCAAAAAAAGCTGACCGACATTTCCATCGAGAAACAAAAACGGGATTTGGAAAAAACGAAAAAGAATCTGGAAACTCTTTTGTCTTACGGAAAGGAAGGGTTGTCCGGACAAGATCTTCTATCCTTTGAAATTTTAGAATGGTCGTATCGTTTGAAAATTTCTGGAGAAAGATTCTTGTTCAATGATTATCCGGCCAATCAGTTGTTCGGAATTCAAAGTCAACTTCCCACTTTTTTAGCGACCCAACATCCGATCTCTTCGTCGCAAGACGCCGAGGATTATATCGTAAGACTCGAAGCCGTTCCCAAAAAAATCGATCAGCTCGTCGAAGGAATTTTATATCGGGATAAGAATGGAATTCTTCCTCCCGATTTTATTCTAGATCGTTTGATCGCGGAGGTTCGCGGATTTGTCGGAGTTCCGGCAAAACAAAATATTCTTTACGCCGCTTTCGAAAAAAAGATCGGAAAGATGAATTCGATGTCCGCCGATTCCAAAAATCGTTATCTGACCCGAGTCGAACAAACGATCGAGTCCGGGATCTTTCCTGCATATTCAAAATTGCTAAATCTTTTTTTGGAACAAAGAAAACATTCGGATTCAAAAGCGGGTGTTTGGAAATTACCGGACGGGGATTTATATTATTCTCTGGAGCTGAAAAAACATACGACGACCGATTTATCTGCGGAAGAAATCCATACGATCGGTTTATCCGAGGTCGCGCGGATTCAAAACGAGATGAAAACCATTTTGAAAGGCATAGGGAAGAATCAGCCGATTCCGATCGCGATGGCCGAGCTTAGAAAAGATCCGCGTTTTTTATTTCCCGATACGGAAGAGGGAAAACTCCAGGCTCTCGAAGAATATAAGAAAATTCTAAAGGACTCGGAAGAAAAAACAAAGCCTCTTTTTTTAAGAATGCCGGAAAGCAAGGTGGAAGTGGAAAGAATTCCGGTGTTTAAGGAAAAGACGGCCCCGGGCGCGTATTACGACGAACCCGCGTTAGACGGTTCAAGACCGGGAATTTTTTACGCAAATCTCCGCGATACGAAGGAGATTCCGAAGTTCGGGATGTTTACGCTAACGTATCACGAGGCGATTCCGGGACATCATTTGCAGATCGCGATCATGCAGGAACTCAAAGGTCTTCCCCGATTTAGAAATACGATTACGTTTACGGCTTACGTGGAAGGCTGGGCTTTGTATGCGGAACGATTGGCGAAGGATTATTCTTTTTTTCAAGATCCCTATTCGGATTTGGGAAGATTGCAGGCGGAACTGTTTCGGGCCGTTCGCCTCGTAGTAGATACGGGTTTGCATTACAAACGATGGAGCAGAGAACAGGCGATTTCTTATATGATGCAGAATACGGGAATGGCGCCGAAAGACGTCACTTCCGAAATCGAAAGATATATCGTTTATCCCGGTCAGGCTTGTTCGTATAAACTCGGTATGTTGAAGATTCTCGAATTGAGAGAAAAGGTTCGGGAAAAACAAAAAGACAAATTCGACATTCGGAAATTTCACTCCGTCGTTTTGGACAGCGGCTCTTTGCCGCTTACGATTTTGGAAGGCCTCGTAAACGAAGAATTGTTAAGCGACAAGAAATAAAAAAGGGAAATTCTCCCTCCCGTTTAAAGTTTCGGAGTATGATTTAAGGTTTTGTCTTTTCCGGCCGTGTAAGCCTGTTCTATGGCCGCGTGAAGATATTCTTTTGCGTGCAATACGGCTTTGGGAAGCGATTCTCCCAAGGCCAGATAAGAAGTGATCGCAGAAGAATACGTACAACCCGTTCCGTGCGGATAGAATCCGCTTACGAACGGTTTTTCGAATTTATACAAAGCCTTTCCGTCGTAAAGAATATCGAGCGCGATCTTTTCGTTTTGCAAATGACCGCCTTTTAGTAAGATCGGAACTTTAAACTTTTCGAATATTTCTTTTGCGAGATCGGGCATTTCCTCCGCTTTTCCGATTTTTCTTCCGGAGAGAATTTCCGCTTCGTCCAAATTGGGAGTGATCAAATCCGCGATCGGAATCAGCTTGAACAACAACGCTTCGATCGCCGAGTCTTGCAAAAGTTTCGCTCCGCTTGTCGCAACCATGACGGGATCGATCACGAGTGAAAAAGTTTTTTCCGATTTTTTTCGGACGGATAAAAGCGAACTCGTCTTTTCGATGATCGACGTCGAAAACAACATTCCCGTTTTGATCGCTTGAACCGGAAAATAATCTAGAACGGCTAAAATTTGTTTTTCTAAAAATTCGGCGTCGACTTCTAAGATTCCGGTGACACCGGACGGATTTTGAGAAGTAAGACATGTGATCGCGGAAGTTCCGAAAGTGTTCAACGCGGTAAAGGTTTTTAAGTCCGCTTGAATTCCCGCGCCTCCGCCCGAGTCGGACCCCGCGATTGTAAGAGTAACCGGTTTTATTTTTTCAGTCATAAACGTTTTACCAAACGAAATTGATTCGATTTAAGATAAGAAATCTTATCTTCTTTTTTTACGAGGAACCTGATTCGATATCGTATCGGGCCACCCGAATATTTTCAAGTCGATCGTTTCCGCGGAATTGAATTTGATTCCTTCGTCTTCGAGTATTTTCTTTTGAAGAATGGATCGGCCGGTATCTCCGCGAAATGAAATTTTTCCCTGACTGTTGATCACTCTTTGCCAAGGAACTTTTTGTTCCTGATCTTTCGAAAGGGCGTTTAACGCGTAACCGACGGCGCGCGCGGCCCTCGGTTTTCCGAGAAGCGCGGCGATTCTTCCGTACGAAGTTACTTTTCCTCTCGGAACTTTTTTGACGAGCGCATACACGTTTTTAAAGAATGAAATTTCGGAATTATCATCCTTCTTTTTTACGTTCTGTTTGTTTTGTTGAATTTTGGATGTTCGGGGCATGATCTATTCTTGAGCATTGGCAGACGCGGTTTTTTCGGGATCGATCGGCAGTTCGACTCGAAACAGGGTTTTGCCCGGACTCGAGTTTAAAGTAATTCTTCCTTTGTGTTTTTCAACGATCCCTTTTACGATTCCTAGACCGAGACCGGTTCCTTCACCTTGATCCTTGGTCGTAAAAAAAGGATCCCAAATTCGATCCTGAATTCTCGCGGGAATACCGGGACCGTTGTCTTCGATCTGAACAACGACGAAGTTTTCGTTTTCGGGAAAAACGGAAATTTCTATTTTACCGTTTCCTTTCATAGCCTGAACCGAGTTTTGAATCAGATTCGTCCAGACTTGATTCAACTCGTCCGGGTTGCAGATCACGGGCGGAATCTCCTTAAAATTCCGAATCACTTCGATTCCGTATTTCAACTGATTGTGAAGAATGACTAACGTTGTTTCCAAGCCTTCGATCAGATTTGCGGGAGACAACGTTTTGGATTGATCCAAGTGAGAATAGGACTTCAAGGCCTTGACGATTCGAACCACGTTGCGAATCGCATAACGTATGTTTTTGATGTTTCGGTTGATATGAGTCGCGTTTTTGAGCATCAGATAACCGCGCTCGTCGTCCTTTAGGAGAACGTTATATATGTATTTTCTTTCCTCGCCGATCTGATTCTCTATGATAAAATTGGAAAGTTCGGACGCCAAGGAAGGGGAGAAGTTCTTATCCTTCATTTCCTCTTTGAGTTCGTTTTTTAAACGGAACTTCTCTCTCGAATCAAGCTCCGAGGTTTTTTTGTCCCGAAGAAGATGAAGCAACGCGAGTTCGAAATTCTTTCTCAGCTTTCTGTTTCTCGCCAAAAGAACGATGTCGAAAATATTCTGAACCAGATAATTCATATTCTGATCCAAGTTGTCCGCGGCTCCGTTGATCACACCGGCGGGCGTGTTGATCTCGTGAGCGATTCCCGCGACCATGATCCCGAGAGAAGCCATCTTTTCGGACATGATCAACTGCGACTGAGCGCTTTCCAATTCCCGCGTTCTGATTTTAACCTTTTCCTCCAAGGTTTCGGTCAACTCGATCAGACGTTCGTAAAAGATCGCGTTGGAAAGAGCCATGACGGAAACGGAACGGATTTCGTTGAGTTTATCGATTTCAGCCGAGCCGTATTTTTTTTGATTCTTCTTTTCGCCCAACACGATCATACCCAAAAGACTTTTGTTGAGAATCAACGGAACTACGAGTTCCGCTTCGGTCTTCGTGAAAAAAATTTCGGCTGAGTTTCGGATCTTATTTAAATTCGGATTGGTTTCAAATTCCTTAAAGTTGTAGATCTTATCGTTTTCGGTGATCCAAAGAAGAAACGGATCGAAAATAAAAAATTGAATTTCTCCGGAATCCGGGAACGGAGCGAATTTTCCCATTTCCTCTTTCCAAAGAAAGATGGTAACCTTCTTTGTAGGCACGACCGTTTGGATGAACTTTAGAATTTTTTCACATACCAGTGCGGTGAGATTCGTTGCGATCAGATCGTTTTTGAACTGATCTAAGATCGAAAGATATTTTACGATTTCGCTGTTCGAGGATTGAAGGAAGGGAAAAATTCTTCCTAAGAATTTTCCGGAAATTCTTCTTAAAATTCGAATGGAAAGAATATAGACTATAAAACCTAAAACGCCGCCGGGAAGAAGAGTTAAAAGAAGTCTGTATGATTCGAAAGAAAAGAAATGGAATGACTGCAAAGTTAGCACGGAGATAAGCTGAAAACCGGCTATCAAAAAAATTAAATATACGATTGGCCCTAGGGCGTTGAGTCTTTGGGTCGACATATAAAACGCGTAAGAATCATGTTAGAGTCGGACAAATCAGTCAAAGAATTTTTTATCATTTCCCGCGTTTACGGAGCCTACTATGAAATTTATTCTCCCGAACGCGGAACGGTAAGAGCGTTTCTTCGAGGCAAACTGAGAACGATCTCCGCGGAAGAAAGACATCCTTTTGTGGTCGGCGATCAGATTCTTGCCGAACCTTCTTCGGGCCAGGACTGGGTGATCTGTGAACGATTGGAAAGAAAATCTTTCCTAACACGCAAAAGTCGGGAAGGCGATACTCAGGTTTTATGCGCGAATGCCGATCAAACTGCCGTGCTCGTATCTTTGAAATCTCCCGAAACGAAAGACGGATTTATCGATCGTTGTATGGCCGCGGTTTTTACGTCTCGAACGCAACCTTTGATCGTATTCACAAAGTTGGATTTGATTTCCAAAGAGGAAGCGGAGAATCGCCTGAAAGTGTATCGGGATTTGGGTTATCAAGTTCTCGGAATTTCCTGTACAACCGGAGAAGGGATTCCCGAATTACAAAAATATCTCGTCGGAAAAACGACGTTCCTCGTCGGAAATTCCGGCGTCGGTAAGTCTACTCTTATCAACTTATTGACTCAATCTGAGGTTCAAAAAACTTCCGGAATCAGCGTTTCCAAGGATAAAGGAAAACATACGACGACGAATTCGCTGTTACTCGTTTTGGGCGACGGGACGACCTTGATCGATTCTCCTGGAATCAAAGAATGGGGGATTCTCCATCTAAAAAAAGAGGAGATTTTGGAGAGTTTTCCCGAGCTTGCGAGTCAAAAAAAGCATTGTGAAGAATCAAATTGTTGTAAATTATCTTCTGACTGTGCGATGCTTTCGGCTTTGGAAACCGAATTTATAACTTCGGAAAGAAGGAAAAGTTTGGAATCAATGCTCGCGAGTCTTGAGAATCCACATAGAGTCACACGGAGAGATAGAATTTCAAAATGAAAGTGACCCATTCTTGTTTGGAATTTGATTCCATTGAAGACCTAATCGATTTTACAAAGGAATTCGAAACCGGTTCCATGATTCGTTTTCTTTCTCCGATCGAAGACAATTCAGGAAACGTTTTGGTAAAGGAAGAAGTCCAGGTAAAAGAATCCGCCCTGGCGCGTCTGAAGGATATCAAAGGTCAATACACTCCCAAGTTCGACGTTAAGCTAAACAAGGAACTTTTGGAACAGATTCAGAATATTCTCGCGATGAAAATCGTGAACCAACTGAAAATTTCCGACATGAAATTTTTGAAATTCATGTATGAAAACACGACTTACAATTATAAAGGAATCATCCGAAATTCTCTTCTTTCCAAAAAAACGGTTCTCGCGCTTTTAAAAGTATATATTCAAAACGTAAACTTCTTCAGATATATCAGCGAGTTGGGGCTTTTGACTTTGGGAATCGTGATGATTCCGGACACGATGAAGTTCAGACTTTTGAGAAGATACGCGTTCACCGCCGGAATTCTTATGGACATTCCTAGAATCGGAGTGGATCGATATACGAAGTTGCCTTCCGACGACTCGGAAAAAGTGGAAGTCGCAAAAAAATGTTCCGATATATTACAAAAACTTGATCTTGTAGATTTTACATACAGCGCGATCTCGAATCACATGCCTCTTGGTATGATGGACAATCCGGATAAACCGATCTCCATCGATAAAACGGGAGAAGGCGAGAATTTGGACGATAAGTTTCTCGACGATATCATTTCCGACGACGGGGAAAGCGACAGCAAAGGAGATAGTTCCCGAGAAGACGCGATTCCCGAAAAATCGTACGACTTTTTCCAAGCCCTTCTAACGGACGCATTGAAGTTGGCGCGTTACATCGCCAACGTGAGTCACAACGCGTCCGATAAGGATTACGTAATGGAAGAATTGGTATACTATATCGCATACAATACGTCCAAAAAATATTTCGACGAACTTCTCGCCAATCCGTTGGTCTCGATCTTTAAGGATTTCGAAGTAAACGTAAAGAGAATGAGAAAGATCGCCGAAGTGGAAATGAAATGTGTTTATCCGCCTTCCGCTTGGGCTTATCCGAAACCGAAATCCAGTCAGGTTCTTTGTAAGAATAAGGTCTGGGGATGTCCGAATATCGTGATGGGATGGGACATTCACGTCATTACGGCGCAGGAAGCGTTCGGCTGGGTCGGAACCAGTCTTCCGATCGACAACTATCCGAAATGTAAGTTGGAGGAAGAATTGGACGATATTATGGTCGAACCGGAAAAACCCAAGAAAAAATAAAACGAAGCGTAAACTCGGGCATTTTTTCTGGAAATTAGTTATATCTGTGGTATAACTAAATCTAAACTTTTGCAATT from Leptospira kmetyi serovar Malaysia str. Bejo-Iso9 harbors:
- the hisH gene encoding imidazole glycerol phosphate synthase subunit HisH translates to MIAILDYGMGNIHSCLKAVSLYTKDFVFTNDKTKIENAKALILPGDGHFDKAMENLNSTGLRETIDKFVSSGKPLFGICIGFQILFESSEEIAQGTKKEQIEGLGYIKGRIKKFQGKDFKVPHIGWNRLQIRKKDKSVLLKGIPDQSFFYFIHSFRPTDAEGNAITGLCDYYQERFPAVVEKNNIFGTQFHPEKSHTHGLKLLENFIHSV
- the hisA gene encoding 1-(5-phosphoribosyl)-5-[(5-phosphoribosylamino)methylideneamino]imidazole-4-carboxamide isomerase — its product is MIIIPAIDLLDNCAVRLFKGNYEEKKIYSSEPWKLAEGFAKNGASLLHLVDLNGARNQLGVNEHSILKIRETTSLKVQLGGGIRDKEKLAYYDKIGIDRFILGTAAVTDPDLLKFALDQYGKERVVVAVDARDGIVKIAGWEKDSGVHYRDLMERLAKAGIVHVVFTDIAQDGTLAGPNLKAYEEILNSYPFQVIASGGISSLKDLMDLSSLKTKIALYGVITGKALYEGKLDLAEAISSI
- a CDS encoding thioredoxin domain-containing protein encodes the protein MNQLSKNKISIILSALGLILSFLLIQKYYGDPSSIGESLCNALSESGSCDKVSESAYSAIRNVPGLGDLPIALFGFVFYGFLGFLFVQSEIKKETAEKNLRLAFYILVLGLVADLGLFFVSVGIIKALCGLCAATYAVTIALIAVNFSDFKSLSDKSFKAVQGSLNGQVLNLLIVALSFFVLGLYGGRISTGGARLVSGAASGEKSIPEQLKEFATTPTVQIDLKDVPVVGDPNAPITIVKYADFNCGHCMHTSKILKSFLSEYDGIIKVAYKNFPLDGNCNRFVGRKSPEASSCVAASAALCANQQNKFYPVYTGLYEDNEAGVMHTAVTVSRLAEKNGLKMDQFRSCMSSPKIRDQINREVDEADKLKINSTPTLFINNKPLPKSGTPDVDFLRQLINQLINQS
- a CDS encoding zinc ribbon domain-containing protein, whose translation is METEKRFCRNCGTHILAESVQCVFCGSFQSRGSIPFFRFLSESKFLRTKILYPALPVVGLLFLVAYVFLWLGKFSVSIPVLFFLWTLIFSISGWIGELILDLKFRGDVKDFKEGFIEWQKHLYNRSPYLSYLGMILFVATPLIQWQNSLWFSLSSASIWTLLISFISLVIVPLV
- a CDS encoding PP2C family protein-serine/threonine phosphatase, with protein sequence MNFSNLKRTFRLPVTLNWILGSAFVSLLFSILKFFGTEGLEKVSYLELSLLVVLNVSTAIPLNYQLARGKWNLQRWMKLSFYFWYVPMLLCNAWLTVQVPDFLVVMITTLYAGYLASFGVMERRYFIFGALIYAFALFVFYFTGIAGTSPIRLSDKTLVVFFIVFVFSVLLYFYWMSVTSGFLKTQTVTVQKLLRESRKHKRKLSEERKTIEELMAQLNKSFHIIKKDLSTAKRIQKSMLPSGYEEYSELEIRAEYIPKDEVGGDFFDITRTGFGRYRLFLADATGHGVQGALITMAIKVAYEFVKQSEKRPGEILEVLNTDFISKFKSLSLFYTCILVDLDLNKGVLRFSSAGHPEQVLLHDSEFHTLQKTGRMIGLSPASIYKDKILKLLPGDRLFLFSDGLFEELNGRKEFYGETRLHDLLKQNVEKNAREIVDLILDDLRVFTDGNNFQDDLTVISIQIPS
- a CDS encoding DUF885 domain-containing protein, with product MSNSSLFKKILLGLLVLLSLTFSLFLHTVFFKPITLDLFYEKMFWESVLDDPEYLTSLGILNRFGLTGHQKKLTDISIEKQKRDLEKTKKNLETLLSYGKEGLSGQDLLSFEILEWSYRLKISGERFLFNDYPANQLFGIQSQLPTFLATQHPISSSQDAEDYIVRLEAVPKKIDQLVEGILYRDKNGILPPDFILDRLIAEVRGFVGVPAKQNILYAAFEKKIGKMNSMSADSKNRYLTRVEQTIESGIFPAYSKLLNLFLEQRKHSDSKAGVWKLPDGDLYYSLELKKHTTTDLSAEEIHTIGLSEVARIQNEMKTILKGIGKNQPIPIAMAELRKDPRFLFPDTEEGKLQALEEYKKILKDSEEKTKPLFLRMPESKVEVERIPVFKEKTAPGAYYDEPALDGSRPGIFYANLRDTKEIPKFGMFTLTYHEAIPGHHLQIAIMQELKGLPRFRNTITFTAYVEGWALYAERLAKDYSFFQDPYSDLGRLQAELFRAVRLVVDTGLHYKRWSREQAISYMMQNTGMAPKDVTSEIERYIVYPGQACSYKLGMLKILELREKVREKQKDKFDIRKFHSVVLDSGSLPLTILEGLVNEELLSDKK
- the thiD gene encoding bifunctional hydroxymethylpyrimidine kinase/phosphomethylpyrimidine kinase; amino-acid sequence: MTEKIKPVTLTIAGSDSGGGAGIQADLKTFTALNTFGTSAITCLTSQNPSGVTGILEVDAEFLEKQILAVLDYFPVQAIKTGMLFSTSIIEKTSSLLSVRKKSEKTFSLVIDPVMVATSGAKLLQDSAIEALLFKLIPIADLITPNLDEAEILSGRKIGKAEEMPDLAKEIFEKFKVPILLKGGHLQNEKIALDILYDGKALYKFEKPFVSGFYPHGTGCTYSSAITSYLALGESLPKAVLHAKEYLHAAIEQAYTAGKDKTLNHTPKL
- a CDS encoding MGMT family protein, whose protein sequence is MPRTSKIQQNKQNVKKKDDNSEISFFKNVYALVKKVPRGKVTSYGRIAALLGKPRAARAVGYALNALSKDQEQKVPWQRVINSQGKISFRGDTGRSILQKKILEDEGIKFNSAETIDLKIFGWPDTISNQVPRKKRR
- a CDS encoding sensor histidine kinase; this encodes MSTQRLNALGPIVYLIFLIAGFQLISVLTLQSFHFFSFESYRLLLTLLPGGVLGFIVYILSIRILRRISGKFLGRIFPFLQSSNSEIVKYLSILDQFKNDLIATNLTALVCEKILKFIQTVVPTKKVTIFLWKEEMGKFAPFPDSGEIQFFIFDPFLLWITENDKIYNFKEFETNPNLNKIRNSAEIFFTKTEAELVVPLILNKSLLGMIVLGEKKNQKKYGSAEIDKLNEIRSVSVMALSNAIFYERLIELTETLEEKVKIRTRELESAQSQLIMSEKMASLGIMVAGIAHEINTPAGVINGAADNLDQNMNYLVQNIFDIVLLARNRKLRKNFELALLHLLRDKKTSELDSREKFRLKNELKEEMKDKNFSPSLASELSNFIIENQIGEERKYIYNVLLKDDERGYLMLKNATHINRNIKNIRYAIRNVVRIVKALKSYSHLDQSKTLSPANLIEGLETTLVILHNQLKYGIEVIRNFKEIPPVICNPDELNQVWTNLIQNSVQAMKGNGKIEISVFPENENFVVVQIEDNGPGIPARIQDRIWDPFFTTKDQGEGTGLGLGIVKGIVEKHKGRITLNSSPGKTLFRVELPIDPEKTASANAQE